The Phaenicophaeus curvirostris isolate KB17595 chromosome 15, BPBGC_Pcur_1.0, whole genome shotgun sequence genome window below encodes:
- the CNOT8 gene encoding CCR4-NOT transcription complex subunit 8 has translation MPAALAENSQVICEVWANNLEEEMRKIREIVLSYSYIAMDTEFPGVVVRPIGEFRSSIDYQYQLLRCNVDLLKIIQLGLTFTNEKGEYPSGINTWQFNFKFNLTEDMYSQDSIDLLASSGLQFQKHEEEGIDALHFAELLMTSGVVLSDSVKWLSFHSGYDFGYMVKLLTDSRLPEEEHEFFHILNLFFPSIYDVKYLMKSCKNLKGGLQEVADQLDLQRIGRQHQAGSDSLLTGMAFFRMKELFFEDTIDDAKYCGRLYGLGTGVAQKQNEDVDSAQEKMSILAIINNMQP, from the exons ATGCCAGCAGCCCTTGCAGAGAACAGCCAGGTTATCTGTGAAGTATGGGCGAACaacctggaagaagagatgaGGAAAATTCGGGAGATTGTTCTGAGTTATAGCTACATTGCGATG GACACAGAGTTTCCTGGAGTTGTTGTAAGGCCAATTGGTGAATTCCGCAGTTCCATAGATTATCAGTATCAGCTCCTACGGTGTAATGTTGACCTTCTGAAAATTATCCAGCTGGGTCTGACTTTCACAAATGAGAAAGGCGAATATCCTTCTGGCATCAACACGTGGCAGTTTAACTTCAAATTCAACCTTAC GGAGGACATGTACTCTCAGGATTCCATAGACCTCCTTGCTAGCTCTGGGCTGCAGTTCCAGAAGCACGAAGAAGAAGGGATCGATGCCCTGCACTTTGCCGAGTTGCTTATGACGTCTGGGGTCGTCCTTAGTGACAGTGTGAAATGGCTCTCCTTCCACAG tggtTATGACTTTGGTTACATGGTGAAGCTGTTGACAGATTCCAGGTTACCAGAAGAGGAACACGAATTCTTCCACATCTTGaaccttttcttcccatctATCTACGATGTAAAGTACTTAATGAAGAGCTGCAAAAACCTCAAG GGTGGCCTTCAAGAAGTGGCAGATCAGCTGGATTTGCAGCGAATTGGAAGACAACACCAGGCAGGATCTGACTCTCTTCTCACGGGCATGGCATTCTTCAGAATGAAAGAG ttgTTCTTTGAGGATACAATTGATGACGCAAAGTATTGTGGGCGGCTGTATGGTCTTGGCACAGGAGTGgctcagaaacaaaatgaagatgTGGACTCAGCCCAAGAGAAAATGAGTATTTTGGCGATTATCAACAACATGCAGCCTTGA